The region TCGATGTCCTTGATGTGCTCGGGGAGCACCGTGCGCAACCGGTCCGCCCCCGCCTCGCTCAGCACCGCGTACGACGCGCGGCGGTCGCTCGCGCACGCGTGCCTCTCGACGAGTCCCTCACGCTCCAGGCGGTCGACGACGCGGGTGATCCCGCTGGTGGACAGGGAGGTCTGGGCCGCGAGGTCGCTCATCCGCAGCCGCCGCTCGGGCGAGCGGGCCAGCCGGATCAGGGTCTCGAAGTCGACCTCGGACAACCCGGCGGCGACCAGGGTGGGGGTGGTCTTGGCGGCCACCCCGGTGAAGACCTCCGCGAACAGGCCCATCGCCGTGAGCCGCGGGTCGTCGAATGGATCCATGGTCCGAGTCTACGCCAGGATAGTTGACGCGAGGAATATCCTCCGGTAGAAAATTGCTTAGTAAGACATCCGCACCGCAACGATCTGGGGAGCAGCCATGAGCATCCGTGAGTGGGAGGGCCTGAAGGTCCCGACGGCCGGCGAGTTCACGCTCGACAAGGCGCACACGCGCGTCGGCTTCGTCGTCAAGCACATGATGGTCAGCAAGGTCCGCGGGCACTTCGCCGACTTCGACGGCAAGATCGTCATCGCCGAGAACCCGCTTGAGTCCACCGTCGAGGTCGTCATCAAGACCGGCACGATCGAGACCGGCGCGGCCGACCGTGACGGGCACCTGCGCAGCGACGACTTCCTGGGCGCCGACAAGTTCCCCGAGATCACCTTCCGCAGCAAGCGCGTGACCGGCCTGTCCGGCGACGAGTTCACGCTCGTCGGCGACCTGACCGTGCGCGACGTCACCAAGGAAGTCGAGCTCAAGGTCGAGTTCAACGGCGCCGCCAACAACCCGTGGGGCCAGGAGATCTTCGGCTACTCCGCCGAGACCGAGATCGACCGCGAGGACTTCGGCCTGACCTGGAACCAGGCGCTGGAGGCCGGCGGCGTCCTCGTCGGCAAGAAGGTCAAGATCGAGATCGAGGGCGAGGCCGTCCGTCAGGCCTGAGCCTGTGGACTGCACCGGCGGAAATCCACACCTTGTGCACAGCCGTCATCCACAGCCTGTGGACGACGGCTGTGCCCTTGTAAAACCCCAGCTCACCGGGTAACGCAGGACATCCTGGCGTACGCACCGGCAAGAGCCGGCGTGCCGCCAGCCGACGCGCACAGCGGCGCCGTTGCCCGCCCTTAGCGGACCTGGTTGGGTGCCGCGAAGCGGCCCCGCGGCGGGTGGTCGAGACGACACCACACCTCACCCGG is a window of Microbispora sp. NBC_01189 DNA encoding:
- a CDS encoding MarR family winged helix-turn-helix transcriptional regulator; protein product: MDPFDDPRLTAMGLFAEVFTGVAAKTTPTLVAAGLSEVDFETLIRLARSPERRLRMSDLAAQTSLSTSGITRVVDRLEREGLVERHACASDRRASYAVLSEAGADRLRTVLPEHIKDIETWFTGLLTDDRLADFLGTLRVIRDVVRPCATAGADGAGRPSRARTD
- a CDS encoding YceI family protein, with protein sequence MSIREWEGLKVPTAGEFTLDKAHTRVGFVVKHMMVSKVRGHFADFDGKIVIAENPLESTVEVVIKTGTIETGAADRDGHLRSDDFLGADKFPEITFRSKRVTGLSGDEFTLVGDLTVRDVTKEVELKVEFNGAANNPWGQEIFGYSAETEIDREDFGLTWNQALEAGGVLVGKKVKIEIEGEAVRQA